In Cherax quadricarinatus isolate ZL_2023a chromosome 71, ASM3850222v1, whole genome shotgun sequence, one DNA window encodes the following:
- the LOC128705619 gene encoding uncharacterized protein: protein MGVVSSRHQMSPWQRWHQAVREAGVAVMLHVTASLYVGGHLRPDIFFKSIQELGLEKYNAVFNKIQQKTIAKSGPAGNYDIAEAALNEDFDITLHFRLQQHVCGLAPLNSHPWYNKRELENKLYRLNKLRNEVSHRTVEITEDQLDEKLRGLQELLFSILDHVDFLIDDNCLSVRARVIEIIQGLSEESSMDECCV, encoded by the exons ATGGGAGTCGTAAGTAGCA GACACCAGATGAGTCCATGGCAGCGATGGCACCAGGCTGTACGGGAAGCTGGTGTAGCTGTAATGTTACACGTCACAGCCTCTCTCTATGTAGGTGGCCACCTGCGACCAGACATCTTCTTCAAGAGCATACAGGAACTTGGACTGGAGAAATACAACGCTGTATTTAATAAGATACAGCAGAAGACCATAGCGAAGTCGGGACCAGCAGGGAACTATGACATCGCTGAAGCGGCATTGAATGAAGACTTTGACATTACTTTGCACTTCCGTctgcagcagcatgtgtgtggCTTGGCCCCACTAAATTCGCATCCATGGTACAATAAGAGAGAACTGGAAAATAAACTCTATCGCTTAAATAAACTTCGGAATGAGGTGAGTCATCGTACTGTGGAAATTACAGAGGATCAACTGGATGAAAAATTGCGTGGCTTGCAAGAATTGCTCTTTTCCATTCTAGATCATGTTGACTTTCTCATAGACGATAATTGTCTCAGTGTTAGGGCTCGGGTCATTGAAATTATTCAGGGTTTGAGTGAAGAATCATCAATGGATGAGTGTTGTGTTTAA